One region of Centropristis striata isolate RG_2023a ecotype Rhode Island chromosome 3, C.striata_1.0, whole genome shotgun sequence genomic DNA includes:
- the pcif1 gene encoding mRNA (2'-O-methyladenosine-N(6)-)-methyltransferase, whose translation MSNDSQGSVKGEAAMMSSPSGSASSQGPPLSPSTTSKPPELPDELVQAGWSKCWSRRENRPYYFNRFTNQSLWEVPVLGQHDVISDPLGLNAAPAEGGDGNLGNGQRKRRSSEEQGAGPNSFKRVKVEPTTPISPSTPGVKPWNSVPEDKPAQPATPTTPSPAPAPYRPAVIYWDLDIQTNAVIREHAPAHHLPPHPEIELQRAQLVTKLRQHYHELCHQREGIDPPRESFNRWLLERKVIDKGQDPLLPSDCEPVISPSMFREVMNDIPIRLSRIKYKEEARKLLFKYAEAAKKMIDSRNASPESRKVVKWNAEDTMSWLRRDHSASKEDYMDRLEHLRQQCGPHVTAVAKDSVEGICSKIYQLSAEYSRRLRQTHLSLLQDPPTEACASPQQSRLVYCYPVRLAVPSPPLPRVELHFENDVACLRFRGEMVKVNRGHFSKLELLYRYSCIDDPRFEKFLPRVWCLLKRYQVMFGSGANEGTGLQGALPVSVFEALVRQFGVSFECFASPLNCYFKQFSSAFPDTDGFFGSRGPFLSFCPVSGSFEANPPFCEELMDAMVTHFEDLLQKSSEPLSFIVFVPEWRDPVTPALTRMEASRFLRHQLSVPAYEHEYRSGSQHLCKRDEMYYRAVHGTAVLFLQNDAGFVKWAPTAERLAELTAAYRPSPSRPSSLSSPGPAPGDRDSAPKAADRTQGAVMSPGGHDDNNNNNNNSSSSSSSSPQDKTGAV comes from the exons ATGTCCAATGACAGCCAGGGATCGGTGAAGGGGGAGGCGGCCATGATGTCATCTCCCTCTGGTTCCGCCTCCTCTCAGGGACCGCCCCTTTCTCCGTCCACCACCTCCAAACCACCTGAGCTCCCAg atGAGCTGGTGCAGGCTGGATGGTCTAAGTGCTGGTCTCGGAGGGAGAACCGACCGTATTATTTCAACAGATTCACCAATCAGAGCCTGTGGGAGGTCCCAGTGCTGGGCCAGCATGATGTCATC TCTGACCCTCTAGGCCTGAACGCGGCTCCAGCAGAGGGCGGAGACGGTAACCTTGGGAACGGTCAGAGGAAGAGGCGGAGCTCTGAGGAGCAGGGGGCGGGACCTAACAGCTTCAAGCGAGTAAAG GTGGAGCCCACCACGCCCATCTCTCCCAGCACCCCTGGGGTCAAACCCTGGAACTCCGTCCCCGAGGACAAACCAGCCCAGCCAGCCACGCCCACCACACCGAGCCCCGCCCCCGCCCCCTACAGACCGGCCGT GATCTACTGGGACCTGGACATCCAGACCAACGCCGTGATCCGGGAGCACGCCCCTGCCCACCACCTGCCACCCCACCCCGAAATCGAGCTGCAGAGAGCTCAGCTGGTCACCAAGCTGAGGCAGCACTACCACGAGCTGTGCCACCAGAGAGAAG gtaTTGACCCTCCCCGTGAGTCCTTTAACCGCTGGCTGCTGGAGAGGAAGGTGATTGATAAAGGTCAGGACCCTCTGCTGCCCAGCGACTGTGAGCCCGTCATCTCTCCGTCCATGTTCAGAGAGGTCATGAACGACATCCCCATCAG GTTGTCACGTATAAAGTACAAAGAAGAAGCCCGGAAGTTGTTGTTTAAATACGCTGAAGCCGCCAAGAAGATGATCGACTCCAG GAATGCAAGTCCTGAGAGCAGGAAGGTGGTGAAGTGGAACGCCGAGGACACAATGAGTTGGCTGCGTCGAGATCACTCTGCCAGCAAGGAGGACTACATG GACCGTTTGGAGCACCTGAGGCAGCAGTGCGGTCCTCACGTCACCGCCGTCGCCAAAGACTCTGTGGAGGGAATCTGCTCCAAGAtctaccagctgtcagcagagtaCAGCCGGCGGCTGAGACAGACGCACCTGAGCCTGCTGCAGGACCCgcccacag AGGCGTGTGCATCCCCGCAGCAGTCCCGTCTGGTCTACTGCTACCCGGTGCGTCTGGCCGTCCCCTCGCCGCCGCTGCCTCGCGTCGAGCTGCACTTTGAGAACGACGTGGCCTGTCTACGCTTCAGAGGAGAGATGGTCAAGGTCAACAGAGGTCACTTCAGCAAACTG gagctGTTGTACAGGTACAGCTGTATAGACGACCCTCGCTTTGAGAAGTTCCTGCCCAGAGTGTGGTGCCTGCTGAAGAGATACCAG GTGATGTTTGGCAGCGGGGCTAATGAGGGGACgggcctgcagggggcgctgccGGTGTCCGTGTTCGAGGCGCTGGTCCGACAGTTCGGAGTGTCCTTCGAATGTTTCGCCTCACCGCTCAACTGCTACTTCAAACAGTTCAGCTCCGCCTTCCCCGACACAGATGGGTTCTTTGGGTCCAGAGG gccCTTCCTGTCATTCTGTCCGGTCAGCGGCTCGTTTGAAGCGAATCCTCCGTTCTGTGAAGAGCTGATGGACGCCATGGTGACGCACTTCGAG GACCTGCTCCAGAAGTCCTCTGAGCCTCTGTCCTTCATCGTCTTCGTCCCTGAGTGGCGTGACCCCGTGACCCCGGCTCTGACCCGCATGGAGGCCAGCCGCTTCCTCCGCCATCAGCTGAGCGTCCCCGCCTACGAACACGAGTACCGCTCCGGAAGCCAGCACCTCTGCAAGAG GGATGAGATGTACTACCGGGCGGTCCACGGGACAGCGGTGCTCTTCCTCCAGAACGACGCTGGTTTCGTGAAGTGGGCGCCGACGGCGGAGCGCCTGGCGGAGCTGACAGCGGCGTACCGCCCCTCCCCCTCCCGCCCCTCCTCCCTGTCCTCTCCAGGACCCGCCCCCGGAGACAGAGACTCTGCCCCCAAGGCCGCTGACAGGACACAGGGCGCCGTGATGTCACCCGGTGGCCacgacgacaacaacaacaacaataataacagcagcagcagcagcagtagcagtcCTCAGGACAAGACGGGCGCCGTCTAG